From a region of the Sesamum indicum cultivar Zhongzhi No. 13 linkage group LG3, S_indicum_v1.0, whole genome shotgun sequence genome:
- the LOC105158669 gene encoding alkaline ceramidase 3 yields the protein MADGFSSFWGPVTSTHEWCEPNYVHSSYIAEFFNTVSNVPCIILALIGLVNSLRQRFEKRFSVLHISNMVLAIGSMLYHATLQRLQQQGDETPMVWEMLLYIYILYSPDWHYRSTMPTFLFLYGAVFAIAHSQIRFDIGFKVHYALLCLLCIPRMYKYYIHTEDKSAKRLAKFYLVTLLAGSFCWLVDRLFCKDISSLWYFNPQGHAMWHVLMGFNSYFANTCLMYWRAEQRGWNPKVKQFLGVFPYVKIQKPKIQ from the exons ATGGCAGATGGTTTTTCAAGTTTTTGGGGCCCTGTAACATCGACTCATGAGTGGTGTGAGCCAAATTATGTCCACTCTTCCTATATTGCTGAATTTTTCAACACCGTCTCTAATGTCCCCTGCATTATTCTGGCACTTATCGGTCTTGTGAATTCACTGAGACAGCGTTTTGAGAAAAGGTTTAGTGTCCTTCATATATCCAATATGGTACTTGCCATAGGAAGCATGTTGTATCATGCCACACTGCAGCGGCT GCAACAGCAAGGTGATGAAACACCTATGGTCTGGGAAATGCTCCTTTATATCTACATCCTATACTCTCCGGATTGGCATTATCGGAGTACAATGCCAACTTTTTTGTTCCTCTATGGTGCAGTATTTGCAATTGCACATTCACAAATTCGCTTTGATATTGGTTTTAAAGTGCACTATGCGCTGCTTTGTCTTCTTTGCATTCCTAGGATGTACAAGTATTATATTCACACAGAAGACAAATCAGCTAAGCGGCTTGCAAAGTTTTACCTGGTAACTCTTTTAGCTGGGAGTTTCTGCTGGCTAGTTGACCGTCTGTTTTGCAAGGACATCTCTTCTCTCTGGTACTTCAATCCACAGGGTCATGCCATGTGGCATGTTTTGATGGGTTTCAACTCATACTTTGCCAATACATGCCTGATGTACTGGCGTGCTGAACAACGAGGGTGGAATCCAAAAGTAAAGCAGTTTTTGGGTGTCTTCCCCTATGTGAAGATTCAAAAGCCGAAAATCCAGTAG